A single Paenibacillus sp. FSL R5-0517 DNA region contains:
- a CDS encoding GNAT family N-acetyltransferase → MLINLKSRIEEPVVQELLSYSVFPDPDHLKRALKQYVENDELYLAGYEAEEQLIGLIGYEHTGSSEITIHHIAVLPENRLKNYGRGMISQLLEKYNPDTLIAETDLEALEFYRNTGFIVYSLGELYPGVERFRCVLEKEEDTDEE, encoded by the coding sequence GTGTTAATTAATTTGAAATCACGCATAGAAGAACCGGTAGTACAGGAGCTGTTATCTTACTCGGTCTTTCCTGATCCGGATCATCTAAAACGTGCGTTGAAACAATATGTAGAGAATGACGAACTGTATCTGGCCGGATATGAAGCAGAGGAGCAATTGATCGGTCTGATCGGTTATGAGCATACAGGCTCCAGCGAGATTACCATCCACCATATTGCCGTTCTGCCGGAGAACCGCCTCAAAAATTATGGTCGCGGCATGATTTCACAGCTGCTGGAGAAATACAATCCTGACACTTTGATTGCAGAGACGGATCTGGAGGCCCTGGAGTTTTACCGGAATACGGGATTCATCGTATATAGTCTGGGCGAGCTTTATCCAGGTGTGGAGCGGTTCCGTTGTGTACTTGAAAAAGAGGAAGATACAGACGAAGAATAA
- a CDS encoding copper amine oxidase — MKKVAYIAGGVLIGLVVSTAGGAFADTVKSLVGKKVTGEYTVTVDGKRLTDKGAVIDSKANVPARALSEALGAEVKVEGKNIFITSSPENSNITSQSDVVNSDNKYMKDTKSSLEALKESTVNRVLEPLMESRAQVAKWLEESEEQNNQLAVEGWSKQLKEYDADIAKHNAELKLIEEALATK, encoded by the coding sequence ATGAAGAAGGTCGCATACATCGCAGGTGGGGTACTGATAGGATTAGTTGTTTCGACAGCGGGCGGAGCGTTTGCCGATACAGTTAAAAGCTTGGTTGGGAAAAAGGTGACAGGAGAATATACAGTTACTGTTGATGGAAAAAGGCTCACGGATAAGGGAGCGGTCATAGACTCAAAAGCAAATGTGCCTGCACGGGCTTTGTCTGAAGCGTTAGGAGCTGAGGTTAAGGTGGAAGGGAAAAATATATTTATAACATCCAGTCCTGAAAACAGTAATATAACAAGTCAATCTGATGTAGTTAATTCCGATAATAAGTACATGAAAGACACCAAGAGCAGTTTGGAAGCGCTAAAAGAAAGCACCGTCAATAGAGTGTTGGAGCCACTTATGGAAAGTCGGGCGCAAGTAGCAAAATGGCTTGAAGAGTCTGAGGAACAAAACAACCAATTGGCTGTTGAGGGCTGGTCAAAGCAATTGAAAGAATATGATGCCGATATAGCAAAACACAATGCAGAATTAAAGCTTATTGAAGAGGCACTAGCTACCAAATAA
- a CDS encoding accessory gene regulator B family protein, whose protein sequence is MIETISRKYAMSIKRAYPPADAEVIAYEVGRKLNFNATIILTLILSWFTGHLIGSIIAMSTFAFARKITGGLHLNLTMCTIVSVSLFSMAPVIPMSTFTVVILSILLSIFYMMINADLSRWSIVIVCLANISILSVEVVFVLAAQILLVWIHRMKGGEQHE, encoded by the coding sequence TTGATTGAAACAATCTCTCGTAAGTATGCAATGTCCATAAAGAGAGCTTATCCCCCAGCAGATGCGGAAGTTATTGCCTATGAAGTTGGCCGGAAACTAAACTTTAATGCCACTATCATATTAACTCTGATTTTATCCTGGTTCACTGGACATTTAATAGGTTCGATTATTGCTATGAGTACATTTGCATTTGCTCGGAAAATTACTGGCGGTCTGCATCTTAATTTGACAATGTGCACTATCGTATCGGTGTCTTTATTTTCCATGGCACCTGTAATTCCCATGAGTACATTTACTGTGGTAATATTAAGCATACTCTTATCCATTTTTTACATGATGATCAATGCCGATCTATCACGTTGGTCAATAGTTATTGTCTGTCTTGCAAACATAAGCATCCTATCAGTCGAGGTTGTATTTGTATTGGCCGCGCAAATATTACTGGTATGGATACATCGAATGAAAGGGGGTGAACAGCATGAATGA
- a CDS encoding class I SAM-dependent methyltransferase, with amino-acid sequence MGNEQFEAARKAEAGYHSNFYENNELFASGTWMSRPMPMVMDMLERILAHKEELRVLDLGCGVGRHTIPIAQRLAQTNSEVIGVDLLDEAIDGLRKYAKEYKVDHLVQAVKADVEHYAIEKDHFDFIAACSCLEHVSNKLAFKEALERLQAGTRTGGIHCITMSTNVEEKEMNSGRDVEPLIELNLPTAEAIAILEEAYKGWNILLQEHVTQTIEEDKYDEPTQFRCELLRFAVQKQ; translated from the coding sequence ATGGGAAATGAACAATTTGAGGCTGCACGAAAAGCAGAGGCAGGTTATCATTCTAACTTCTATGAGAATAATGAATTATTCGCCTCGGGTACTTGGATGTCAAGGCCAATGCCTATGGTTATGGATATGCTGGAACGTATCCTCGCTCACAAGGAGGAACTGCGTGTCCTTGATCTGGGATGCGGAGTAGGAAGGCATACGATACCCATTGCACAGCGTCTTGCACAGACGAACAGTGAAGTCATCGGTGTGGATTTGCTGGACGAGGCTATAGATGGACTTCGCAAGTATGCGAAAGAATATAAGGTGGATCATCTCGTGCAAGCTGTAAAAGCAGACGTTGAGCATTATGCCATCGAGAAGGATCATTTTGACTTTATAGCTGCTTGTTCTTGTCTGGAACATGTATCGAATAAACTAGCATTCAAAGAAGCGCTAGAGCGGTTACAAGCAGGAACTCGAACAGGTGGCATTCATTGTATTACGATGAGTACCAATGTGGAGGAGAAAGAAATGAACTCAGGCCGTGATGTCGAGCCGTTAATTGAATTGAACCTGCCCACAGCCGAGGCTATCGCTATACTTGAGGAGGCTTATAAAGGCTGGAATATTCTGCTTCAAGAACATGTCACACAGACGATTGAAGAGGATAAGTATGATGAACCGACACAATTTCGTTGTGAACTGCTACGTTTCGCTGTGCAAAAGCAATAA
- a CDS encoding YolD-like family protein, with amino-acid sequence MSIKLAGNGLFESSRMILPEHKEAWLTHVKEQKRRVKPELDEQEIQRISEILAESYSSNCTVDLVLFSPFDDETVSGVVVGLNTSRREVKLMLDEEYRWIKLIEIISAST; translated from the coding sequence ATGAGCATCAAGTTGGCGGGAAACGGATTGTTTGAGTCGTCCAGAATGATATTGCCTGAACATAAGGAGGCTTGGTTGACACACGTCAAGGAACAGAAAAGACGTGTGAAGCCAGAATTAGATGAGCAGGAAATACAGCGGATCAGTGAAATTTTGGCGGAGTCATACAGTAGTAATTGTACAGTTGACTTGGTGTTGTTCAGCCCATTCGATGATGAAACTGTATCCGGTGTGGTTGTAGGTTTAAATACCTCCCGGCGTGAAGTTAAATTGATGTTAGATGAAGAATATCGATGGATCAAGTTAATTGAAATTATATCGGCTTCTACATAG
- a CDS encoding phage holin family protein, which yields MQEGMSGVIKMVSAAAGAGAGYLYGGWGILINVLLIFVVVDWITGWAAAWIKHELRSRVGFEGIARKAAIFLVVTISYFVDIIVTGGTGIIRDAVIFFYLANELLSITENLGRMGVPMPDVLRNAVKIFESRSAVPENPNLPDPPQEETTTQKPAV from the coding sequence ATGCAAGAGGGGATGTCTGGTGTCATTAAAATGGTATCCGCAGCAGCAGGGGCTGGCGCGGGGTACCTCTATGGAGGTTGGGGCATTTTGATTAATGTACTACTGATTTTTGTTGTTGTAGATTGGATAACTGGATGGGCAGCAGCCTGGATTAAACATGAGCTGCGTAGCCGTGTAGGTTTTGAAGGAATCGCACGGAAAGCAGCCATTTTTTTGGTGGTGACCATTTCGTATTTTGTGGATATTATCGTAACCGGTGGAACGGGTATCATACGAGATGCTGTTATTTTCTTCTATTTAGCAAATGAGCTTTTGTCCATCACAGAAAACTTGGGTCGCATGGGCGTCCCTATGCCAGATGTGTTGCGTAATGCAGTGAAGATTTTTGAGTCTCGAAGTGCAGTCCCGGAAAATCCGAATCTCCCAGATCCACCGCAAGAAGAAACAACTACTCAAAAACCGGCAGTTTAG
- a CDS encoding prophage endopeptidase tail family protein, which yields MKYLKVLDKDLKPEGFLTHAYEVERRRRLNSDYELSFFVPMTSDDYREKIKIKGHVMDENGQYYVIQTRERVRDGKKLTARIVCTHIMFKMNEFKVPYDQYLEEAYGVHISQMISRLSPIMNNKYTFRVDDVFELQDIKDWGRTTALEAFNHIVRSYGAEVWADNFTIHLRKRVGEDKGKQYRIGKDIIQDQFKDEGSNLVTRMYSQMKDGRTFIGMSTTYLTAEELSLLQGVPGAIQNGKLTVNYLISPYAQYWTNTTNVFYDGEMIDQDIEDPEKLLKATREELRKKEIPEIEIAINAADIHKIDRIESPPDMGDIVYAYDPEMEMPNIEMRVMEMTEYPFSMDKHTQVVLANFKVQDYDDIIADLERSKRIMNDLLSGGKIRTDVFETFAKQAVIDINNSKTEIIYDQRGILLQSKAISRNQVILTSDGIMLSTDGGLTPRVAITANGVVAEAIRGVLGDFVSMVIGSGNLVTKINTQGISSGHANYNQAPFRVDMQGNVVARSIKLTGEIENSEMFSSVIRASKIIGNEIEGGTITGALIRTAANGRRVELDVQGFRSYDANGRTRIQIATTEDATAAALIFRDANGSSVGEINSYLNSGTLTMYGNSIIIGSNSTGNPIRLQGATTFGGSVTFANSNILGINISNINGLQSQLANLQSNIDNLSRAFYNHTHSVTTANHNHGNNANLPGTGGGTFTTTTP from the coding sequence ATGAAATACCTGAAGGTACTGGACAAGGATTTAAAACCAGAGGGATTCTTAACCCATGCATATGAGGTAGAACGGCGTAGACGGCTCAATTCTGATTATGAGCTGTCTTTTTTTGTGCCTATGACTTCGGATGATTACCGAGAGAAAATCAAGATCAAGGGCCATGTGATGGACGAGAACGGCCAGTATTATGTGATCCAAACGCGGGAACGTGTTCGGGATGGCAAGAAACTTACGGCTAGGATCGTTTGTACCCATATCATGTTCAAGATGAATGAATTCAAAGTGCCTTATGACCAATATCTCGAAGAGGCATATGGGGTCCATATCAGCCAAATGATTTCCCGTCTCTCACCGATCATGAACAACAAGTACACGTTTCGGGTAGATGACGTATTTGAATTGCAGGACATCAAGGATTGGGGCCGTACAACGGCACTGGAGGCATTCAACCATATCGTCAGATCCTATGGGGCTGAGGTGTGGGCAGATAACTTCACCATTCATTTGCGTAAGCGAGTGGGCGAGGATAAAGGTAAGCAGTACCGGATAGGCAAGGATATCATTCAGGATCAGTTCAAGGATGAAGGCAGCAATCTGGTTACCCGAATGTATTCACAGATGAAAGATGGCCGGACGTTTATTGGCATGTCTACAACATATCTGACAGCGGAGGAATTAAGCCTGCTGCAAGGTGTACCAGGAGCAATCCAAAATGGTAAACTCACTGTCAACTATCTGATATCGCCTTACGCCCAGTACTGGACCAACACAACTAACGTTTTCTATGATGGCGAAATGATTGATCAGGATATCGAAGATCCTGAGAAGTTGCTAAAGGCAACCCGAGAGGAATTGCGTAAGAAAGAGATTCCGGAAATCGAGATTGCCATTAACGCTGCGGACATCCATAAGATAGACCGAATCGAGTCGCCGCCGGACATGGGTGATATCGTATACGCCTATGACCCAGAAATGGAAATGCCCAATATTGAAATGCGGGTTATGGAAATGACTGAGTATCCGTTTTCGATGGATAAGCACACACAAGTTGTTCTGGCCAACTTTAAAGTTCAGGACTATGACGACATCATTGCAGACCTGGAACGATCCAAGCGGATCATGAATGACTTGCTATCTGGCGGTAAGATTCGTACAGACGTATTTGAGACGTTCGCCAAACAGGCTGTAATTGATATCAACAATTCCAAAACAGAGATCATATACGATCAGAGAGGCATATTGCTTCAGAGCAAGGCGATATCCCGGAACCAGGTCATTCTGACGTCAGACGGTATTATGTTGTCTACAGACGGAGGGTTAACGCCAAGGGTTGCCATTACAGCTAACGGTGTGGTGGCTGAGGCTATACGGGGCGTACTGGGTGATTTTGTTTCTATGGTTATTGGTAGCGGTAACTTGGTTACTAAGATCAACACGCAGGGGATCAGCTCAGGTCATGCTAATTACAATCAAGCGCCGTTCAGGGTGGATATGCAGGGCAATGTAGTTGCACGTTCAATTAAACTCACCGGGGAAATAGAAAATTCTGAAATGTTCAGTTCTGTAATTAGAGCATCAAAGATAATCGGTAATGAGATTGAAGGCGGAACGATCACAGGGGCATTAATCCGAACAGCGGCAAATGGTCGGCGTGTTGAACTGGATGTTCAGGGTTTTCGATCTTATGACGCGAATGGCCGGACAAGGATACAGATTGCTACAACTGAAGACGCAACTGCGGCAGCCCTTATTTTTAGGGATGCGAACGGTTCTTCAGTTGGTGAAATAAACTCTTATCTCAATAGCGGAACTCTAACAATGTACGGAAATTCGATAATAATCGGATCAAACAGCACGGGTAACCCTATCAGACTCCAAGGAGCGACTACTTTTGGCGGATCAGTAACGTTCGCAAATTCTAATATACTCGGAATTAATATATCAAATATCAATGGCCTTCAATCTCAGTTGGCTAACCTTCAATCTAATATCGACAACCTGTCACGGGCATTTTACAACCATACTCATAGTGTTACAACGGCGAATCACAACCATGGCAATAACGCTAACCTACCAGGAACAGGTGGCGGAACCTTTACCACCACTACTCCGTAA
- a CDS encoding N-acetylmuramoyl-L-alanine amidase, which produces MTKKVYIDAGHGGKDPGAVGNGLQEKDIALKVSLGIKARLESAYEDVQVLLSRSTDVFLELKERTVKANAAGTDILVSIHCNAGGGKGGFETFRYTSASQNSIKLQDTLHKAIMAKLGGTDRGQKAQNLHMVRESKMPAVLTENLFIDVASDADRLKQAIVIEAIIDGHVQGIATYLGLTAKKSSSGKADNGVTAIVNGKEIEGAVLNGGTVLIPLRATGDNIPGAKVNWDKATKTARLDTPL; this is translated from the coding sequence ATGACGAAAAAAGTATATATTGACGCAGGACATGGTGGTAAGGACCCTGGAGCGGTAGGTAATGGGCTTCAAGAAAAGGACATTGCATTAAAGGTGTCTCTCGGTATTAAGGCACGGCTGGAGTCGGCATATGAGGACGTGCAGGTGCTTCTTTCCAGATCGACAGACGTATTCTTGGAGCTGAAGGAACGGACGGTCAAAGCAAATGCTGCTGGTACTGACATCCTTGTTTCTATTCACTGCAATGCTGGAGGGGGCAAGGGCGGGTTTGAGACGTTCAGATATACATCAGCTTCCCAGAATAGTATTAAGCTTCAGGACACATTGCACAAAGCTATTATGGCCAAACTAGGCGGAACAGATCGGGGGCAGAAAGCACAGAACCTTCACATGGTCCGCGAATCCAAAATGCCGGCAGTTTTGACCGAGAACCTGTTTATTGATGTTGCGTCCGATGCGGATCGTTTAAAGCAGGCTATTGTGATTGAAGCGATTATTGATGGTCACGTCCAAGGAATCGCGACCTATCTGGGCCTAACAGCCAAGAAATCGAGTTCAGGTAAAGCGGATAACGGCGTAACGGCCATTGTTAACGGCAAGGAAATCGAGGGGGCTGTTCTTAATGGCGGAACAGTTTTAATCCCGTTGAGAGCCACAGGCGATAACATCCCTGGAGCTAAGGTCAATTGGGATAAGGCAACCAAGACTGCAAGACTTGATACACCTCTATAA
- a CDS encoding tail fiber protein produces the protein MIETMYPAAVNSRQTELATDIDDTQTSFTVLDGSVLPPAPNQLVLDPANENAETILYTEKTGNVLTGVTRAFEGVAQSWGAGTRVARFFSAYDHNTFKANIEDLNERLENIPAPQDASLTDKGIVQLSKSTTGDRDTIAATESAVGAVQHQVGNLAELQTTDKDNLVDALNEVFTHVDEGKEIVKTAVIVKGGTVAGTSPHSFAELADGIGTIETATVINGQVKTKVTYAESINSNDPIYANIAIGDVVDLPDRPPGSYSRSVAYSKDGKYVAFALGVSPFVAIYKITNGEYTRLPDPSVLPTGDAYAVAFSPEGDLVVGHSTTPFITIYKRSGDTFSKIANPTVLPSGTSTCIAFSPDGMYWAIGHSGGSLLTVYKRNGDTFTKLTATGHPSTVNGVAFSPDGEYLVLAHVTTPFMTIFKRSGDTFTKISNPSALPTSNGRAVCFTSDGILIVAYEGSPFISLYSRSGDVFTKMSDLPGAVMTRPDGVALSPEGDVLGIAHAGYPFFTTYLRKGVSFTKMTAPAILPVANAFSVAFSPDGMRVALASNSSSGSRFITMYKRTLQAFKSDNSLAGAVSANSLGYALETGVAGEEKDAIIIWR, from the coding sequence ATGATTGAAACAATGTATCCGGCAGCCGTCAACAGTAGGCAGACGGAGCTGGCGACAGACATTGACGATACTCAGACCAGTTTCACGGTGCTGGACGGTTCGGTATTACCTCCTGCGCCTAACCAACTGGTGCTTGATCCAGCTAACGAAAACGCAGAAACAATACTTTATACCGAGAAGACAGGGAATGTGCTTACAGGTGTAACCAGAGCGTTTGAAGGAGTAGCTCAGTCATGGGGGGCAGGGACAAGGGTTGCCCGATTTTTCTCGGCTTATGATCACAACACATTCAAGGCCAACATTGAGGACTTAAACGAGCGATTAGAAAACATCCCTGCACCACAGGATGCATCTTTAACAGATAAGGGTATCGTCCAACTATCTAAGTCCACAACTGGCGATAGGGATACCATAGCAGCTACGGAATCCGCTGTAGGTGCCGTACAACATCAAGTCGGTAATCTGGCTGAATTACAGACCACGGACAAGGACAACCTGGTTGATGCGCTCAACGAGGTTTTTACACATGTCGATGAGGGGAAAGAGATTGTCAAAACCGCCGTCATCGTCAAAGGGGGAACGGTAGCAGGGACTTCCCCACACTCTTTTGCAGAGCTTGCGGATGGGATCGGGACGATTGAGACTGCAACGGTAATTAACGGCCAAGTGAAAACAAAGGTTACTTATGCAGAAAGCATCAATAGTAACGATCCCATCTATGCGAATATTGCTATTGGTGACGTAGTTGATTTACCGGATAGACCGCCTGGATCTTACAGCAGAAGTGTCGCATACAGCAAAGATGGTAAATACGTGGCTTTTGCTTTAGGTGTATCGCCTTTTGTTGCCATATACAAAATAACTAATGGGGAGTATACAAGACTTCCTGATCCATCGGTACTGCCAACTGGAGATGCGTATGCAGTGGCATTCAGTCCTGAAGGGGACTTGGTTGTCGGACACTCAACAACTCCATTCATTACGATTTATAAACGCAGCGGTGATACGTTTTCTAAAATAGCTAACCCTACTGTGCTACCGTCAGGTACCTCCACATGCATTGCATTTAGCCCTGATGGGATGTACTGGGCCATAGGACATAGCGGCGGCAGTCTGCTTACAGTTTATAAACGTAACGGAGACACCTTTACCAAATTAACAGCTACAGGGCACCCGAGTACGGTTAACGGTGTTGCATTTAGTCCGGACGGTGAGTATTTGGTCTTGGCGCATGTAACAACTCCATTCATGACAATTTTCAAGCGTAGTGGTGATACTTTTACAAAAATATCGAATCCATCTGCCCTACCAACCAGTAACGGAAGAGCCGTATGTTTTACCTCCGATGGGATACTAATAGTAGCCTATGAAGGGTCACCGTTCATTAGTTTGTATTCCCGGTCAGGTGACGTATTTACCAAAATGAGTGATTTGCCTGGTGCAGTGATGACTAGACCAGACGGTGTTGCGCTGAGCCCAGAAGGAGATGTGCTTGGCATAGCACATGCGGGGTATCCTTTTTTCACTACCTATTTACGCAAAGGGGTATCTTTTACTAAAATGACAGCCCCTGCAATCTTACCCGTAGCTAATGCGTTTAGCGTTGCTTTTAGTCCAGATGGCATGCGAGTTGCACTGGCATCTAATAGTTCCAGTGGAAGCCGATTTATCACTATGTACAAAAGAACGCTACAAGCATTCAAGAGCGACAACTCACTAGCCGGTGCTGTATCCGCTAATAGTTTGGGCTATGCTTTGGAAACTGGCGTGGCTGGCGAAGAAAAAGACGCAATCATTATTTGGAGGTAG
- a CDS encoding MarR family transcriptional regulator, which yields MNRPDAGSLVNRYLDASFLVTKRFDTQIRERVGQILTMDQFCSLRLINEKQTCTPSDLAELLCIGKSSITALVNKLVDRDLVDRAGDERDRRVVYLTLTDNGRQVYRETEQEIQQILEPYLVHFTPEEVRIFIESFEKLAALLTHEGGQENE from the coding sequence ATGAACAGACCGGATGCTGGAAGTTTGGTTAATCGCTATTTGGATGCTTCTTTCTTGGTAACCAAACGGTTTGATACCCAGATACGTGAACGTGTAGGGCAGATTTTGACGATGGATCAGTTCTGTTCCCTTCGACTTATTAATGAGAAGCAGACTTGTACACCCTCTGATCTGGCAGAACTATTATGTATAGGCAAGAGCAGTATTACTGCTCTGGTCAACAAGCTGGTGGATCGTGATCTGGTCGATCGTGCAGGGGATGAACGTGACCGCAGGGTCGTATATTTAACTCTGACGGACAACGGGCGACAGGTGTACAGGGAGACAGAACAGGAAATACAGCAGATTCTGGAGCCGTATCTGGTTCATTTTACACCGGAAGAGGTTCGGATTTTCATTGAATCTTTTGAGAAGCTGGCAGCTTTGCTAACGCATGAAGGAGGACAGGAGAACGAATGA
- a CDS encoding helix-turn-helix transcriptional regulator: MTKISRGRCLLKVRIKEARTTQAQLSRRTGYTPQRISNWANNREPMPYEAAVLISRILNCHAEDLYIWHIEL; this comes from the coding sequence GTGACTAAAATCTCCCGGGGCCGATGTCTGCTTAAAGTTAGGATTAAGGAGGCTCGTACAACACAGGCGCAGTTATCTAGGAGAACCGGGTATACTCCCCAACGGATCTCTAATTGGGCCAACAATCGCGAGCCAATGCCTTACGAAGCCGCTGTTCTTATATCTAGAATCCTCAACTGCCACGCTGAGGATTTGTACATCTGGCATATCGAACTCTAA